The genomic DNA ATCCGCGTGAAGGCGCCGCCGGAGGTCACCCACGCGATCGGCGATCCGGTGGACGTGGGCGTCGACATCGATCGCGTCCACGTCTTCGACCAGGCGTCGGGGCGGTCGCTCGCGACCGGGGACGGGGTGGACGACGAGGTCGGGCCGGAGCCGGCGACGGTCCCGCGTGACGCGTACGCGGCCGAGGCATGACGACGTACTCGCTCGCCGTCATCGGCGGTGACGGGGTGGGGCCGGAGGTGACGGCTCAGGCGCTGAAGGCGGTGGATGCCGCTGAGGCCCGCTTCGGGTTCACGACCTCGAGGGTGGACTACGACCTGGGTGGCCGTCGCTACCTCGCGACCGGTGAGGTGCTGCCCGACAGCGTGATGGCCGAGCTCGACGACGTCGACGCGATCCTCCTCGGCGCGGTCGGCACCCCCGAGGTGCCCCCCGGGGTGCTCGAACGCGGCCTGTTGCTGAAGCTCCGCTTCGCCTTCGACCAGTACGTCAACCTCCGTCCCGTCAAGCTGCTCCCCGGTGTCCCGACCCCCGTCGCGGGGTTGACCCCGGACCGCTGTGACATGGTCATCGTCAGGGAGAACACCGAGGGCATGTACGCCGGCGCCGGCGGCAGCCTCTACCGGGGCACGGCCGCGGAGGTCGCCACCCAGGAGTCGGTCAACACCCGCCGTGGGGTCGACCGGGTCGTCCGCGACGCCTTCGACCGGGCCCGCGGCCGCAACGGGCATCTGACGTTGGTGCACAAGACCAACGTGCTCAACCACGCCGGTGATCTGTGGATGCGGACCTTCACCGAGATCGGGGAGGCCGACTACCCCGACGTCGAGCGGGACTACGTCCACGTCGACGCGATGTGCCTGTACCTGGTGCAGTCCCCCGACCGCTTCGACGTCGTGGTCACCGACAACCTGTTCGGTGACATCATCACCGACCTGGGCGCGGCGGTGCAGGGCGGCCTGGGCCTGGCGGCCAGCGGCAACCTCAACCCCACCGGCACCCACCCCTCGATGTTCGAACCCGTCCACGGCTCAGCCCCCGACATCGCCGGCAAGGGCTGGGCCAACCCCGTCGCCGCGGTCCTGAGTGCGAGCCTGTGCCTCGCCCAGCTCGGCCAACCCGACGCCGCCACCGCCCTGGAAGACGCCGCCGCCACCGTCCTGGTCGAGATGGACGCCATGGCCGGCCCCGACATGGGCGCCACCACCGACCAGCTCGGCGACCGCATCGCCGAG from Euzebya sp. includes the following:
- a CDS encoding 3-isopropylmalate dehydrogenase, translated to MTTYSLAVIGGDGVGPEVTAQALKAVDAAEARFGFTTSRVDYDLGGRRYLATGEVLPDSVMAELDDVDAILLGAVGTPEVPPGVLERGLLLKLRFAFDQYVNLRPVKLLPGVPTPVAGLTPDRCDMVIVRENTEGMYAGAGGSLYRGTAAEVATQESVNTRRGVDRVVRDAFDRARGRNGHLTLVHKTNVLNHAGDLWMRTFTEIGEADYPDVERDYVHVDAMCLYLVQSPDRFDVVVTDNLFGDIITDLGAAVQGGLGLAASGNLNPTGTHPSMFEPVHGSAPDIAGKGWANPVAAVLSASLCLAQLGQPDAATALEDAAATVLVEMDAMAGPDMGATTDQLGDRIAELVAEG